The following proteins are co-located in the Syngnathus scovelli strain Florida chromosome 5, RoL_Ssco_1.2, whole genome shotgun sequence genome:
- the LOC137840331 gene encoding janus kinase and microtubule-interacting protein 3-like isoform X3 produces MGHYQSRVADLESALKQQGQNVKWVEEKQLLRQSNQQLAEKVRRMEAEEARLKEHIQDIRDQNELLEFRILELEEREWRSPVLKFLQVRFPDGLSPLQIYCEADGVSDIVISDLMKKLDILGDNANLTNEEQVVVIHARTLPTLAEKWLEYIKVTKSALQQKMLDIESEKDMFCNH; encoded by the exons atgggtcactatcaaagcagagtagcagatctggagtcagcgctgaagcaacaaggacag aatgtcaagtgggtggaggagaagcagctgctgcgtcagagcaatcagcagttggccgaaaag gtcaggcggatggaggcggaagaagcgcgtctgaaagagcacatccaggatatccgagaccaaaacgaactgcttgagttccgcatcctggagctggag gagagggagtggcgctcccccgtcttgaagtttctgcaagtccgtttcccagacggcctcagccctttgcagatctactgcgaggccgacggcgtgagc gacatcgtcatcagtgatctgatgaagaagctggacatcctgggcgataacgcc aatctcaccaacgaggagcaggtggtcgtgattcacgccaggacccttcccaccctagccgagaag tggttagaatacatcaaagtgaccaagtcagcacttcaacagaagatgttggacattgaaagtgagaag gatatgttctgcaaccattag
- the LOC125969634 gene encoding janus kinase and microtubule-interacting protein 3-like isoform X1, producing the protein MHASAFQEREWRSPVLKFLQVRFPDGLSPLQIYCEADGVSDIVISDLMKKLDILGDNANLTNEEQVVVIHARTLPTLAEKWLEYIKVTKSALQQKMLDIESEKDMFCNQKGYLDEELDFRKRSMDQAHKRIMELEAMLYEALPQRDCPATDGEKASHAGVNDVLTADQRQELRSAVDQWKRALMWELRERDACILQERMDLLHSAQQRNKELKEFIEAQKRQIKQLEEKFLFLFLVFSLAFILWP; encoded by the exons atgcatgcctctgcctttcaggagagggagtggcgctcccccgtcttgaagtttctgcaagtccgtttcccagacggcctcagccctttgcagatctactgcgaggccgacggcgtgagc gacatcgtcatcagtgatctgatgaagaagctggacatcctgggcgataacgcc aatctcaccaacgaggagcaggtggtcgtgattcacgccaggacccttcccaccctagccgagaag tggttagaatacatcaaagtgaccaagtcagcacttcaacagaagatgttggacattgaaagtgagaag gatatgttctgcaaccagaagggctacctggatgaagagttggacttcaggaagcgttccatggaccaggctcataag aggatcatggagctggaggccatgttgtacgaggcgctaccgcagcgggactgccccgccacggacggcgaaaaagccagccacgctggcgtgaatgacgtgctgacggcggatcagagacaagagcttaggagcgccgtggaccaatggaagcgagccctgatgtgggagttgagggagcgcgacgcttgcatcctccaagagagaatggatctgctgcacagcgcgcaacag aggaacaaagagctgaaagaattcatcgaagctcagaagagacaaatcaaacaattggaggagaagtttctgtttctctttctagtcttctccttggccttcattctgtggccctaa
- the LOC137840331 gene encoding janus kinase and microtubule-interacting protein 3-like isoform X4 has protein sequence MGHYQSRVADLESALKQQGQNVKWVEEKQLLRQSNQQLAEKVRRMEAEEARLKEHIQDIRDQNELLEFRILELEEREWRSPVLKFLQVRFPDGLSPLQIYCEADGVSDIVISDLMKKLDILGDNANLTNEEQVVVIHARTLPTLAEKPFLSG, from the exons atgggtcactatcaaagcagagtagcagatctggagtcagcgctgaagcaacaaggacag aatgtcaagtgggtggaggagaagcagctgctgcgtcagagcaatcagcagttggccgaaaag gtcaggcggatggaggcggaagaagcgcgtctgaaagagcacatccaggatatccgagaccaaaacgaactgcttgagttccgcatcctggagctggag gagagggagtggcgctcccccgtcttgaagtttctgcaagtccgtttcccagacggcctcagccctttgcagatctactgcgaggccgacggcgtgagc gacatcgtcatcagtgatctgatgaagaagctggacatcctgggcgataacgcc aatctcaccaacgaggagcaggtggtcgtgattcacgccaggacccttcccaccctagccgagaag cctttcctcagtggttag
- the LOC137840331 gene encoding janus kinase and microtubule-interacting protein 3-like isoform X2 produces MHASAFQEREWRSPVLKFLQVRFPDGLSPLQIYCEADGVSDIVISDLMKKLDILGDNANLTNEEQVVVIHARTLPTLAEKWLEYIKVTKSALQQKMLDIESEKVDRHATSAKGNSGQCAPTILTLSCARICSATIRATWMKSWTSGSVPWTRLIRGSWSWRPCCTRRYRSGTAPPRTAKKPATLA; encoded by the exons atgcatgcctctgcctttcaggagagggagtggcgctcccccgtcttgaagtttctgcaagtccgtttcccagacggcctcagccctttgcagatctactgcgaggccgacggcgtgagc gacatcgtcatcagtgatctgatgaagaagctggacatcctgggcgataacgcc aatctcaccaacgaggagcaggtggtcgtgattcacgccaggacccttcccaccctagccgagaag tggttagaatacatcaaagtgaccaagtcagcacttcaacagaagatgttggacattgaaagtgagaaggtagacagacacgcgacatcagccaaggggaactcggggcaatgtgccccaacaattctgaccttgagctgtgctaggatatgttctgcaaccattagggctacctggatgaagagttggacttcaggaagcgttccatggaccaggctcataag aggatcatggagctggaggccatgttgtacgaggcgctaccgcagcgggactgccccgccacggacggcgaaaaagccagccacgctggcgtga
- the LOC125969634 gene encoding janus kinase and microtubule-interacting protein 3-like isoform X2, producing MGHYQSRVADLESALKQQGQNLTNEEQVVVIHARTLPTLAEKWLEYIKVTKSALQQKMLDIESEKDMFCNQKGYLDEELDFRKRSMDQAHKRIMELEAMLYEALPQRDCPATDGEKASHAGVNDVLTADQRQELRSAVDQWKRALMWELRERDACILQERMDLLHSAQQRNKELKEFIEAQKRQIKQLEEKFLFLFLVFSLAFILWP from the exons atgggtcactatcaaagcagagtagcagatctggagtcagcgctgaagcaacaaggacag aatctcaccaacgaggagcaggtggtcgtgattcacgccaggacccttcccaccctagccgagaag tggttagaatacatcaaagtgaccaagtcagcacttcaacagaagatgttggacattgaaagtgagaag gatatgttctgcaaccagaagggctacctggatgaagagttggacttcaggaagcgttccatggaccaggctcataag aggatcatggagctggaggccatgttgtacgaggcgctaccgcagcgggactgccccgccacggacggcgaaaaagccagccacgctggcgtgaatgacgtgctgacggcggatcagagacaagagcttaggagcgccgtggaccaatggaagcgagccctgatgtgggagttgagggagcgcgacgcttgcatcctccaagagagaatggatctgctgcacagcgcgcaacag aggaacaaagagctgaaagaattcatcgaagctcagaagagacaaatcaaacaattggaggagaagtttctgtttctctttctagtcttctccttggccttcattctgtggccctaa
- the LOC137840331 gene encoding janus kinase and microtubule-interacting protein 3-like isoform X1 yields the protein MGHYQSRVADLESALKQQGQNVKWVEEKQLLRQSNQQLAEKVRRMEAEEARLKEHIQDIRDQNELLEFRILELEEREWRSPVLKFLQVRFPDGLSPLQIYCEADGVSDIVISDLMKKLDILGDNANLTNEEQVVVIHARTLPTLAEKWLEYIKVTKSALQQKMLDIESEKVDRHATSAKGNSGQCAPTILTLSCARICSATIRATWMKSWTSGSVPWTRLIRGSWSWRPCCTRRYRSGTAPPRTAKKPATLA from the exons atgggtcactatcaaagcagagtagcagatctggagtcagcgctgaagcaacaaggacag aatgtcaagtgggtggaggagaagcagctgctgcgtcagagcaatcagcagttggccgaaaag gtcaggcggatggaggcggaagaagcgcgtctgaaagagcacatccaggatatccgagaccaaaacgaactgcttgagttccgcatcctggagctggag gagagggagtggcgctcccccgtcttgaagtttctgcaagtccgtttcccagacggcctcagccctttgcagatctactgcgaggccgacggcgtgagc gacatcgtcatcagtgatctgatgaagaagctggacatcctgggcgataacgcc aatctcaccaacgaggagcaggtggtcgtgattcacgccaggacccttcccaccctagccgagaag tggttagaatacatcaaagtgaccaagtcagcacttcaacagaagatgttggacattgaaagtgagaaggtagacagacacgcgacatcagccaaggggaactcggggcaatgtgccccaacaattctgaccttgagctgtgctaggatatgttctgcaaccattagggctacctggatgaagagttggacttcaggaagcgttccatggaccaggctcataag aggatcatggagctggaggccatgttgtacgaggcgctaccgcagcgggactgccccgccacggacggcgaaaaagccagccacgctggcgtga